The window AGGTGCACTCGCTCTGCTCGTGAAGAGCTCCAGCGGAACCGAACCCGAGACGACGGTCGCGGAACCGGACTCCGGAACGGAAGACATCGCCGCCGTCGGACGTGCGGCGGGTGAAGCGGCGGACAGAATCGAGTCCGATGCGAGCGTCGAGAACGAGGTGTACCGCGCGTGGCGCGAAATGACTTCCCACCTCGACGTTTCCGCCCCCGAATCGAGCACGCCGGGCGAGTTCGCGACGGCCGCTGTCGATGCCGGAATCGCTCGCGAAGACGTACGGGAACTGACGACCGTCTTCGAGGAAGTTCGGTACGGTGGCGAGGATGCGACCGGTGAGCGAGAACGACGGGCGGTGGCCTCGCTCCGGCGAATCGAACGGACCTACGCGGAGGACGACGAATGAAAGATCGGCCTCTGGTGACGATTGTCGGTGTCTTCGCAATCGGGTGGGGACTCGCCGTTGCCTTCGCCCCGGAACTCGCGTCGGTGTTCTCGACGGGGGCGATTTTCGTCAAACTGGTCGGCGTGCTGACGCTCGTTCAAGGGCTTCGCGTCGTACAGAGTCGACGAAAGCGTGACCTTGTCCAGGCGGAAACCGGCGACCCGGAGACGAACGTGACACTCCCCACGCCGGGTGCCGAGTTCGACGACCGCCTCAGCCAGGTCCACCACGGAACACGAACGAAACGATTTCGGACGCGAAAACAACTCCGGCGGAGCCTCGAAGCGTCGCTCGTCGAATCTATTACCCAACGGGAGGGTTGTTCGGAAGAACAGGCCCGAACGCGGTTGGAAGCCGGCGACTGGACGAACGACAGGGAGGCCGCCGCGTTCCTCGGCGGCCCATCAGCGCCGCGTCGGTCGTGGCGCGAATGGTTCCGCAAATCGCTCGGCGGGCAGACGGAGTTCCAGCGACGAGCACGTCGGACTGCCGACGCCGTCGCCGACTACGTGGAGGGAGACCGATGACCGTCCGCGAAACGAATCGATGGTACGGCGTGAGCGCGATCGCGCTTCTCGCCGCCGCTGTCGGCACGATCGTTGGAAGTCCGGTGACACTCCTCGCAGGCGTCGTCGGCGTCGCGTTCGCCGCGTACGCCCGGACTGCGACGCCCCCGACGACGGAGTTCGAACTGACGCGAACCGTCAGTGACCGAACCCCACACCCCGGCGACGACGTGCAGGTCGAGGTAACGGTCGAAAATACGGGGGCGAAAACCGTACCCGACCTTCGAATCGTGGATGGCGTGCCCGAAAGTCTTCGCGTGCTATCGGGCTCACCTCGCCTCGGAACCGCACTCCGTCCCGGCAGAAAAGCGGTGTTTTCCTACACGCTCGAGGCGGTTCGAGGAGAACACGGTTTCGACGCAACACAGGTGTTGGCCCGTGACTTCAGCGGAGCGGTCGAAATCGAGTTCGACCTGACCGACGAGACGACGATTACCTGCATGCCGAACCTCGAATCTACGGCGGAGGACGTTCCCCTCCGTGAACAGACGATTCGGCACACCGGCCGGATTGCGACCCGTAACGGCGGCACCGGCGTCGAATTCTTCGCCACTCGCGAGTACAGACCCGGCGACCCGCTTTCCCGCATCGACTGGAACAGGAAGGCGCGAACCGGCGAACTGACCACGGTCGAGTTTCGAGAGGAGCGAACCGCGACGGTCGTCCTGGTCGTGGACGTCCGTGAGAAGGCATACTTCACGAACGATGTGGATGACCCCGGGGCAGTGGAGCATTCCGTTCGTGCCGTCGGCGATGTGTTCTGTGCATTGCTCGACGGCGGCGACCGAGTCGGAATCGCGGCGTTCGGTCCCGAGGAGCGCTGGCTTTCGCCGGGAACGGGCGCGTATCATCGGGCGGAGGCCCGGGAGTTGCTTTCGAACGCGACGGCGTTCTCGCAGAAACCGCCGGAAGGAACGTTTTATTCCACGGTAAAACTACGCTGGCTCAGACGGCGACTACCGGCGGACGCGCAAGTGGTATTCTTCACCCCCTTCTGTGACGCCTTCGCACCGGAGGTGGTGCGGCGACTCGACGCCAGTGGACACGCTGTAACCGTTATCAGCCCCGATCCGACGAACGACACGACGACCGGACAGCGACTCGCGTGGGCGGAGCGCCAACGACGGATTCACTCGATCCGGGCGGCCGGTATCCCCGTCGTCGATTGGCATACCGATGATTCGCTCGGCGTAACCTTGGTCCACGCAAATCGGAGGTGGCGTCGATGAGCGGGATGGAGACGACCGTAGAGGGGGAGGCGACGGAGACGGACGTGAGCAGCGAAAAGACGACAGGGACGGATGCAACCGGGACGGGTTTCGAAAACGAATCGAAACCACGAACCACCGAAATCGACCGCTCACCCGCACGAACGAGCCAACTGCTGGCCATCATCGCGGCGTCCGTCGTTCTCGGAACGAGCGCCTTCTTCGGCGATGTCGGGTTGATCGGTGGCAGCCTCGGCTTCGTACTGGTCTCGTTCGGCGTCGTTCGCGGGTCGCGGGGGATCGTCACGACCGGGAGCTTCGTCCTCCTCGTCGGCGTGCTCGCTGGCGGCTTGGGAACCGCCCCGGCCGAACTGTTGATCCCTGGCACGATGGCGACGGTGTTGGCGTGGGATTTCGGCGAGCAAGCGATAAACGTCGGTGAGCAGCTGGGGCGGGAGGCGGACACGCAGACCCTCGAACTCATGCATGCCGCGGCCAGCACCGTCGTTGCGATTTCGGCAGGCGGCGTTGGCTACGGGATGTATATACTCGGAGGCGGCGGCCAACCGATGACCGCGCTGGTATTCCTGCTGATCGCCGCATTGGCGCTCACGTCCGCACTGCGGGCCTGAGCCGAACTAAACGAGGGAGAACGACTGTTCGACGCTACTCTACCGTCGGCACCGGTACGCTATCTAGCACTGACTCGATGATTTCGTCCTTGCGCGCGTTGTTCACCTTCGCGTCGGGAGTGAGAACGACGCGGTGGGCGAGAACGGGGTAGGCGACTCGCTTCACGTCGTCAGGGGTGACGAACTCGCGACCCTGCATAGCTGCACGGGCGCGGGTAGCCTCGAACAGGCGCTGGGTGCCACGGGGTGAGACGCCGACTTCGACCCGGCGGTCGTCGCGGGTTTCGCGGGCGATGGCGGCCATGTACTCGATGAGGTCCTCCTCGACGCGCACCGTCTCGGGGACGGACTGGAGGTCGGAGACGAGTTGATTGTTGAGCACGGTTTCCACGCTCGGACTTTGACTGTGCCGGTTGGCACGCCTGCGGAGGAGTTCGATTTCGCCGTCCAACTCGGGGTAACCGAGGCTGGTTTTGACGGCGAAGCGGTCCACCTGTGCCTCGGGGAGCGGGAAGGTCCCTTCCTGTTCGACGGGGTTCTGCGTGGCGATGACGAAGAACGGTTTCGGAAGTTCGCGTGTGTCGCCATCGACGGTGACTTGACGCTCTTCCATTGCTTCGAGGAGTGCGGCCTGCGTTTTCGGCGGTGCACGGTTGATCTCGTCCGCGAGGACGACGTTGGCGAAGATGGGGCCTTCGTTGAACTCGAACTCGCGGTCTTGCTCGTTGAACACGTGTGTCCCCGTCACGTCCGCCGGGAGGAGGTCAGGGGTAAATTGTACGCGACTAAAGGAGAGACCGAGCGCGGAGGCAAAACTCCGCGCGGTGAGGGTCTTTCCGGTACCGGGCGCGTCTTCGAGGAGGACGTGACCTTGTGCCATCACGCCGAGGAGGACCGTCTCGAGAAACTCGCGGTCGGCGATGACGGCGGTTCCAATCGCGTCGAGGACGGAATCGCTTTTCGCGTTCGCGTCTGTAACGTCCATGAAATATCACGCAACGGCCAGTGATTTTAATGTGGTGGTCAGTAGGGTTTGGATCCGGAAAATCGAAACCCATAAAGGGAATAGCGCGGTACTGTGAGATGAGCCGAGATAGCCTAGCCCGGCCAAGGCGGCAGATTCGAAATCTGCTGTCCTCACGGACACGGGAGTTCAAATCTCCCTCTCGGCGTTTCTCTCAGGAGCAATTCGGCGAGCACCGCGTAGCGTGTGCTCGCCACCACGCGACTGAGAGAACGGTCAGGGAATTTGAAGTAGACCAGACGCGGGCTCGCGGAGCGAGCGAGCAGGAACGTCTGGGCGTGGTTCAAATCTTTCCCTCTCGTCGTGTCGAATCTTCACGGGTGGTTAAGGAAAACAACTGCCTCGGCAAGCACTCATCGATGCTCCTGATGTGAAGGCGACTGGGGAAATCACGACTCCAACCATCGTAACTGCATCTCGTCTTCCCAAATCGACTCCTTCACTCGCTATCGCTCGTTTCAGTCGCCTCTCGCGAGTTTCTCGCGCGCCGAATACGGAAAGACAACCCAGATTCAGAACAACAACAGAAAGTTGTGAACACCCAAAAATCCGTACCACGCGCCAGCGGCGAGGTAGGTCGTCGTCCGAAACGCGGCGGGGTAGCCGTCAGGTGTCCAATCGTCGGGGAGGAGTCGCTTGATGACCAGACCGCTTTCTGCGAGGATGGCGACGCCGACGACGGCGAGGATGAGCGTGATGAGCGACCCGCCGACTCGGCCGAAACTCTCCATCAGCGTTCGGGTGAGCCAGACCGATTCGAACACGTCGTCGCGGAGGTGGAGAACGGTGACCGTGCTCACGGCGTCGAGCGTTTTTCCACCGATGAGCACCGCCAGCAACCACGCGCGCCTCGGGGCGAGCGTCGGCCACTCCCCAGTGGTCCCGTATCCTCCCACGGAGCGGTTTGACATGTATCCACTCACGATAGCGTCCGACTTTGTTATGGCTCAGTTAAGCGCGAAATAGGCACGCACTGCCGACCGTGTTCGGGGTTAACGGATCGTTAGAAGGGATACCTGCGCCTGCGTGGGTTGGAAAGCTACTTGGTTTACTTCGATAAAACCGTCATGAATGAACGATTTCGTCGTCCCTCCAGCGCTCGAACCGGGTGACAACGTCGCCATCGTCGCACCCGGGACCAGCCTCGCAGATCCGTTTCCACACGTGTACGAACTGGGCCTCGACCGTCTGGAATCGGTGTTCGGACTGAACCCCGTCGAATTCCCGACCGCGACGAAGTCACCTGAATGGCTGTACGACCACCCTGAAGCGCGAGCGCAGGACGTGATGGATGCGTTTTCCGACCCTGAAATTTCGGGTATCGTCACGGTCATCGGCGGGGCCGACCAAGTACGAATCCTCCCGCATCTCGATTCCACCGTCCTCCGCGAGAACCCGACGCGGTTTTTCGGAATCAGCGACAACACCAACCTTCATACCGCGCTCTGGAACGAGGGCATCGTCTCCTTCTACGGTGGTACCCTGTTCACCGAGTTCGCCATGCAGGGGTCGATGCACGACTACACCGTCGAATATTTGGAGCGTGCGATGTTCGAGGAATCGTTCGGGGAACTGCGCCCTGCCGAGAAGTTCACTGACGAGGATTTGGACTGGGCTGATCCGGCCAACCTCGACCGTCAGCGAGAGATGGAATCCAACTCGGGATGGCAGTGGCGCGGCGGAACGGAACGAGTTACGGGAAGAACGTGGGGCGGCAGTCTGGAGGTCATCGACCTTCAATTATCCGTCAACCGGTATCTTCCCGCCCCCGAGAAACTCGACGGCGCAGTCCTTCTGCTCGAGACTTCCGAAGAGCTACCGAGCGAACTCGACGTACGGTGGATACTCATGGGGATGGGTGAGCGAGGGCTACTCTCGCGGTTTTCGGCGGTGCTCGTCGGACGAGCGAAAGCACGGTCGATGGAAGCCGAGCGACCCGCCGCCGAACGAGACGCCTACCGCGAGCGTCAGCGCGAGGCGATTTCCGACCTCGTGGCGGAGTACACCCCCGACGCGCCGGTCGTCTTCGACCTCGATTTCGGCCACACTGCCCCCGTCGCGCCGGTTCCAATCGGCGGGATGGCGACGATCGACCCGGAGCGTGAGCAAATCGAGTTCGAATTTTGATAACAAGATTCTAATAGCGATTGCGGTCTCAGTTAATACATGACTGTCGTAAGCGTCTCCATGCCCGACGAACTGCTCAAGCGAATCGATCAGTTCGCGGATGAACACGGCTACACCGGCCGAAGCGAAGTCGTCCGCGAAGCGAGTCGGAACCTTCTCGGGGAGTTCGAGGACCGCCGACTCGAAGACCGAAAACTCATGGGCGTCGTCACTGTGATGTTCGATTACGAAACGACGAGCGTCGAAGAGCGGATGATGCAACTACGCCACGAACACGAGGGGTTGGTCGCGTCGAACTTTCACAACCACGTCGGTGACCACTACTGCATGGAACTGTTCGTCCTCGAAGGCGAACTCGAGGAGATTTCCGCCTTCGTCGGCAAGATTCGAGCGACACAGGACACGCTCACGGTGGATTACTCCGTAACGCCCGTCGATGGGTTCTCCCCGTTTGCCGAGACGAGTTAGTCGAACGTCCGGTTACTCCACCAAGCGAACCGAATCGCCGATGGTCACG of the Haladaptatus caseinilyticus genome contains:
- a CDS encoding DUF7269 family protein; the protein is MKDRPLVTIVGVFAIGWGLAVAFAPELASVFSTGAIFVKLVGVLTLVQGLRVVQSRRKRDLVQAETGDPETNVTLPTPGAEFDDRLSQVHHGTRTKRFRTRKQLRRSLEASLVESITQREGCSEEQARTRLEAGDWTNDREAAAFLGGPSAPRRSWREWFRKSLGGQTEFQRRARRTADAVADYVEGDR
- a CDS encoding DUF58 domain-containing protein, which translates into the protein MTVRETNRWYGVSAIALLAAAVGTIVGSPVTLLAGVVGVAFAAYARTATPPTTEFELTRTVSDRTPHPGDDVQVEVTVENTGAKTVPDLRIVDGVPESLRVLSGSPRLGTALRPGRKAVFSYTLEAVRGEHGFDATQVLARDFSGAVEIEFDLTDETTITCMPNLESTAEDVPLREQTIRHTGRIATRNGGTGVEFFATREYRPGDPLSRIDWNRKARTGELTTVEFREERTATVVLVVDVREKAYFTNDVDDPGAVEHSVRAVGDVFCALLDGGDRVGIAAFGPEERWLSPGTGAYHRAEARELLSNATAFSQKPPEGTFYSTVKLRWLRRRLPADAQVVFFTPFCDAFAPEVVRRLDASGHAVTVISPDPTNDTTTGQRLAWAERQRRIHSIRAAGIPVVDWHTDDSLGVTLVHANRRWRR
- a CDS encoding DUF7519 family protein, yielding MSGMETTVEGEATETDVSSEKTTGTDATGTGFENESKPRTTEIDRSPARTSQLLAIIAASVVLGTSAFFGDVGLIGGSLGFVLVSFGVVRGSRGIVTTGSFVLLVGVLAGGLGTAPAELLIPGTMATVLAWDFGEQAINVGEQLGREADTQTLELMHAAASTVVAISAGGVGYGMYILGGGGQPMTALVFLLIAALALTSALRA
- a CDS encoding AAA family ATPase, whose protein sequence is MDVTDANAKSDSVLDAIGTAVIADREFLETVLLGVMAQGHVLLEDAPGTGKTLTARSFASALGLSFSRVQFTPDLLPADVTGTHVFNEQDREFEFNEGPIFANVVLADEINRAPPKTQAALLEAMEERQVTVDGDTRELPKPFFVIATQNPVEQEGTFPLPEAQVDRFAVKTSLGYPELDGEIELLRRRANRHSQSPSVETVLNNQLVSDLQSVPETVRVEEDLIEYMAAIARETRDDRRVEVGVSPRGTQRLFEATRARAAMQGREFVTPDDVKRVAYPVLAHRVVLTPDAKVNNARKDEIIESVLDSVPVPTVE
- a CDS encoding S66 family peptidase; translation: MNDFVVPPALEPGDNVAIVAPGTSLADPFPHVYELGLDRLESVFGLNPVEFPTATKSPEWLYDHPEARAQDVMDAFSDPEISGIVTVIGGADQVRILPHLDSTVLRENPTRFFGISDNTNLHTALWNEGIVSFYGGTLFTEFAMQGSMHDYTVEYLERAMFEESFGELRPAEKFTDEDLDWADPANLDRQREMESNSGWQWRGGTERVTGRTWGGSLEVIDLQLSVNRYLPAPEKLDGAVLLLETSEELPSELDVRWILMGMGERGLLSRFSAVLVGRAKARSMEAERPAAERDAYRERQREAISDLVAEYTPDAPVVFDLDFGHTAPVAPVPIGGMATIDPEREQIEFEF
- a CDS encoding CopG family ribbon-helix-helix protein, which gives rise to MTVVSVSMPDELLKRIDQFADEHGYTGRSEVVREASRNLLGEFEDRRLEDRKLMGVVTVMFDYETTSVEERMMQLRHEHEGLVASNFHNHVGDHYCMELFVLEGELEEISAFVGKIRATQDTLTVDYSVTPVDGFSPFAETS